AAGAACTGCGGATCATCGTGCGGGAACGCCTCGTCGCGGGCGACAGCGATCAGGACATTTTGGACTACCTCGTGGCCCGCTACGGTGAATATGTGCTGCTGACGCCAACGGTCTCCGGCGCGAACTGGATCTTATGGCTGGCCGCACCCGGCTTGTTCCTTGCGGCGCTCGGGATCGGGTGGTCTACCATCCGACGTAAGCCTGAAACGCCCAACGGCACGCTCACCGACGAAGAACAGACCGCATTAGACAAGATTTTGCGGTCGTAACGTTCGGTTCCTCTTTTCTAGACTGACGGGTTCACTAGATTACACCCAAAGCGGCTGATCTGGTCAGCGGCAGTCAAGGAATGTGAACATGGAATATCGGGCAATCAAACTTTGGATCAGAAACGACGTGGCGGTGATTACGCTGCGCCGGCCTGAGGTCATGAACGCGTTGAACACACAGATGCGCGCCGAAATCACGCACGCAGTCAAAGCCGCCGAAGCCGAAGCGCGGGTGCTGGTGATGACGGGGCAGGGGAAATCCTTCTGCTCCGGTCAGGATTTGGGCGACGGCGGCAATGCGGCAGCACTCGATCTGGAACGGACGTTGCGGGACGAATACGTGCCGATGCTGAGGGCCATCGTTGACTGCAAAATCCCGACAATTGCGGCGGTGAACGGCCCAGCAGCGGGTGCAGGTGCGAACCTCGCTTTGGCGTTCGACGTGGTGATTGCAAGCGATGCGGCCTATTTCGTACAGGCCTTCACACGCATCGGCCTGATCCCTGATGCGGGCGGCACGCACTTCCTGCCGCGCCAGATCGGGACCGCGCGTGCGATGGGCGCTGCGTTGTTCGCGGACAAAATCAGTGCGGAACAGGCGGCCGATTGGGGCATGATCTATGAATGCGTCGCGGCCGATGAATTTGAAACGCATTGGCAGGCACGGGCGGCCAAACTGGCTGCAGGGCCGACAGTGGCTTATTCCCACGTGAAGACGGCACTGCGCGAATCCAGCGGGAATACATTCGAACAGCAACTTGCACTCGAAGCTAAGTTGCAGGGCAAATGCGGCCAAACACGCGACTTCCAAGAAGGCGTCGTATCCTTCCTGCAAAAACGGCCCCCGGTGTACGAGGGCCGCTAAAGGTTCTTACATCATGAAGGCGTCGGTTTCGCCGCCGCCGCCACCACCACCGTCGGTGCCGATGCCATTGACTGTGACCTCAAGGGTCGCAGTCGAACCGCCCTCGAGAGTGTAGACAAAGTTCGTTACAGCGGATTCGCCGTCATTCAGCGCGGCAAAAGTGTTGGTGCCATCGACGCTGTCAGCAGAGAAATTGATCGCGCCGTCGGCTGTGATTTGCAACATTCCGCCATTGTCACCTGCGATGATCGTCGGTGTGCTTTGCGTGCTCATCGGATCGATGGTTGTACCGTTCATGCTGACCACAGACCCGGTGTAGGGATCGTCGCAATCGCCAAGATCATTGGCAAGGATCGACGCTTCTCCAGAATCGAGGAAATCGAACGTGTCGCCACGGCCAAACCCGGCAGTTTCCAAGACGGTCATGGTATCGTCGACGGCTGCTTCTGTTGGCTCGGTTGGGCCTTCTGGCACTTCTGGGGCTGTGCCACCTAGTTTCAGTGAATCTTCCCGTGCGCCGTCTTCTGTACCAACGGACGTCAGGCGCGCGCCAAAGTCCTGAAGGTTGAAATCAGCCAAGGACAGATCCACCGTGTCGTGTGACAGTGTGAATGACGTGCTACGGATATCGTCAGTGCTCATACCCTGTGTGCCGAACTGAACGCCACCGTCGAACTTGCCGTAGTCCTTGACGACTTCGCCGTTCATGTTTGTGAAGTTGTCAACTTTCGTCACGCCGTCAACTTTGAATGCCGTTCCTGTGACGTCGTCACCTGTCACGCTCAGGCCACCTGTGAGGCTATCGTCGAACAGGTCAAAGTAAATTGCGTTCAGGTCGCCAATTTCACCAGTGTCGTCGAGCACTTGCAAATCGAACTGTAAATTGCCGTCAACTTCGGTAATTGTGATGCTGACATTGACCTGACCTTCAAGGGTGAAGCTCATTGACGTTGCTGGGGCTGTACATCCGCTCATGTGTATCCATCTTTCAAAAATTTTCTTGTAGCGCATCGGTAAAAGCGGATTGCGACCGAAAGTTGTCCGCAATCGCCTGAAACTACGGCAAAACTGATTTTGATCGGGTTAAGATGTGGGCCGGTCAAGCGCGAAATAAACGCTGTCAGACCATAACCCGTTGATACAATAGGTGTTTGGCGCACGGTGGGTTTCGTGAAACCCAAGCGCAATCAATAATCCGGTCGAAGCGGTATTGTTCGGATCAACATCCGCAAAAACACGTGTCAGCGAAGTCGCGTTCCAGATGTGAGGCAAAATCGCGCGCATAGCTTCTTGCACGATTCCGCGCCGCCAATAGTCCGGATGCAGGATAAACCCAACTTCGCCCTCGCCGTGACCGCCTGCGGTGCCCACGACTGTGCCATCCATTTCAATCACGAAATAGAGCAACGGATCGGTTGCGGCCATCATCCGGTCCAGATTTTCTTGGGTCCGCTCGGGGCTGTCATGGGGTGGGGTCGACCAATACTGCATC
The Rhodobacteraceae bacterium S2214 genome window above contains:
- a CDS encoding cytochrome c-type biogenesis protein CcmH, yielding MKRLILTLTLLASPLWAVEPSEMLDDPVLENRARDLSAGLRCPICQNESIDESNAALSKELRIIVRERLVAGDSDQDILDYLVARYGEYVLLTPTVSGANWILWLAAPGLFLAALGIGWSTIRRKPETPNGTLTDEEQTALDKILRS
- a CDS encoding GNAT family N-acetyltransferase yields the protein MLTTERLILRSARQDDLLDLHAIFRDPRAMQYWSTPPHDSPERTQENLDRMMAATDPLLYFVIEMDGTVVGTAGGHGEGEVGFILHPDYWRRGIVQEAMRAILPHIWNATSLTRVFADVDPNNTASTGLLIALGFHETHRAPNTYCINGLWSDSVYFALDRPTS
- a CDS encoding VCBS domain-containing protein, producing MSGCTAPATSMSFTLEGQVNVSITITEVDGNLQFDLQVLDDTGEIGDLNAIYFDLFDDSLTGGLSVTGDDVTGTAFKVDGVTKVDNFTNMNGEVVKDYGKFDGGVQFGTQGMSTDDIRSTSFTLSHDTVDLSLADFNLQDFGARLTSVGTEDGAREDSLKLGGTAPEVPEGPTEPTEAAVDDTMTVLETAGFGRGDTFDFLDSGEASILANDLGDCDDPYTGSVVSMNGTTIDPMSTQSTPTIIAGDNGGMLQITADGAINFSADSVDGTNTFAALNDGESAVTNFVYTLEGGSTATLEVTVNGIGTDGGGGGGGETDAFMM
- a CDS encoding enoyl-CoA hydratase/isomerase family protein, with the protein product MEYRAIKLWIRNDVAVITLRRPEVMNALNTQMRAEITHAVKAAEAEARVLVMTGQGKSFCSGQDLGDGGNAAALDLERTLRDEYVPMLRAIVDCKIPTIAAVNGPAAGAGANLALAFDVVIASDAAYFVQAFTRIGLIPDAGGTHFLPRQIGTARAMGAALFADKISAEQAADWGMIYECVAADEFETHWQARAAKLAAGPTVAYSHVKTALRESSGNTFEQQLALEAKLQGKCGQTRDFQEGVVSFLQKRPPVYEGR